From Draconibacterium halophilum, one genomic window encodes:
- a CDS encoding Smr/MutS family protein encodes MTQIRTFGVITTHYTNLKHFASSADGIINGAMLYDSQHMNPLFKLDIGKPGSSFAFEIARKIGLPEDILEQATEKVGKDHIDFDRNLRKINRDKRYWETKRMKIRKVEKIIDDTAETYESELQEIQKQRKEILKKAKEEADTLLKGVNKRIENTIQEIKQAQADKEKTKEARAKLGDLKKDVDRKTTGNNTQISKKMEKLRRREDNRNKHRPDEAKKPVTKEKLKQSIEMRPGDKVRLKGQDTVGDLIEINAKNAVVAFGQLMTTMPSKNLERISNNEAKKLDKNRGGRASVLSEGFSERRLSFKPEIDIRGQRADEAISKITAFIDEAIMFESGQLRILHGKGNGILRQIIREYLRSEPMVRSYKDEHVDFGGSGITVVNLAL; translated from the coding sequence TTGACTCAGATTCGCACCTTTGGCGTAATCACCACCCACTATACCAACTTGAAACACTTTGCATCGTCGGCCGATGGAATAATTAACGGCGCCATGCTTTACGATTCTCAACACATGAACCCGCTGTTTAAGCTGGATATTGGCAAACCGGGTAGTTCGTTTGCTTTTGAGATTGCACGTAAGATTGGATTGCCGGAAGATATTTTGGAACAGGCTACCGAAAAAGTAGGAAAAGACCATATTGATTTCGATCGCAACCTGCGTAAAATTAACCGTGATAAACGCTACTGGGAAACCAAGCGAATGAAAATCCGCAAAGTGGAAAAGATTATTGACGACACGGCAGAAACTTACGAGTCGGAATTACAGGAAATTCAGAAACAGCGTAAAGAGATTCTGAAAAAAGCCAAAGAAGAAGCTGATACTTTGCTTAAAGGTGTAAATAAACGGATTGAAAACACCATTCAGGAAATTAAACAGGCCCAGGCAGATAAGGAAAAAACAAAAGAAGCACGGGCAAAATTGGGTGATCTGAAAAAAGATGTCGACCGGAAAACAACGGGCAACAATACACAGATCTCCAAAAAGATGGAGAAATTACGTCGGCGTGAAGACAACCGAAATAAACACCGCCCCGATGAAGCGAAAAAACCGGTTACCAAAGAAAAGCTGAAACAAAGTATTGAAATGCGCCCCGGCGATAAAGTGCGTTTAAAAGGACAGGATACTGTTGGCGACCTTATTGAAATTAATGCGAAAAATGCAGTGGTTGCCTTTGGCCAGTTGATGACCACAATGCCAAGCAAAAACCTGGAGCGAATTAGCAACAACGAGGCTAAAAAGCTGGATAAAAACCGTGGCGGACGTGCGTCGGTTCTCTCGGAAGGTTTCTCTGAACGTCGATTGAGCTTTAAACCTGAAATCGATATTCGTGGACAAAGAGCTGATGAAGCCATCTCGAAAATCACAGCGTTTATTGATGAAGCAATAATGTTTGAATCGGGTCAACTTCGAATTCTCCATGGAAAAGGAAATGGAATTCTGCGACAAATTATTCGCGAATACCTGCGCTCGGAACCCATGGTGCGCAGCTACAAAGATGAACATGTAGATTTTGGCGGTTCCGGAATTACAGTGGTTAATTTAGCCTTGTAA
- a CDS encoding Tex family protein, with translation MQNKTIDLIASNLGLNNTQILNTINLLNEGATVPFISRYRKERTGSLDEVQVLQIKEQNDKYAELAKRKETILKTIEEQGQLTPDLKSRIEDCYDSVELEDIYLPYKPKRRTKATIAREKGLEPLAKIIMKQLERDPEFRANQFLNDEVTSVEDALSGARDIIAEWVSENERARNIVRKGFDMGAYITSKIIKGKEEEAAKYRDYFDWSEPLKKCPSHRLLAMRRGENEGFLRVSISPNEERVLENLERFFVKGNNDSSEQVALAVKDSLKRLIQPSIETEFAKLSKEKADTEAINVFAENLKQLLLAPPLGQKRTLAIDPGYRTGCKVVCLDEQGNLLHNENIYPHKPQEQKKMAAKKVSSMVEMYQIDAIAIGNGTASRETEAFIKKLHYNREIRVYVVSEDGASVYSASSVARQEFPQYDVTVRGAISIGRRLMDPLAELVKINPKSIGVGQYQHDVDQKNLKNSLDSVVELSVNSVGVNLNTASKHLLTYISGLGPQLAENITTYRKENGMFESRDSLKKVPRMGPKAFEQAAGFLRIPDAKNPLDNSGVHPESYKIVSKIAKDLRCEVKDLIRNEELIAKVDFKNYVTSEIGLPTLTDIKNELLKPGRDPRKPIKIFEFADGIFNIKDLQIGMILPGIVNNITKFGAFVDVGIKESGLIHVSEMADRFISDPNEIVKLHEHVKVRIKDLDIDRKRIQLSLKGLEQE, from the coding sequence CTCAGATTTTAAACACGATAAATTTGCTAAATGAAGGAGCTACTGTTCCGTTTATTTCTCGCTACCGAAAAGAACGTACCGGCAGTCTCGACGAAGTGCAGGTTCTTCAGATAAAAGAACAAAACGATAAATATGCAGAACTTGCCAAACGCAAGGAAACCATTCTGAAAACGATTGAAGAACAGGGTCAGTTAACGCCCGATCTAAAATCGAGAATTGAAGATTGTTATGACTCGGTTGAACTGGAGGATATTTACCTGCCCTACAAACCGAAGCGTCGCACCAAAGCCACCATCGCCCGCGAAAAAGGTCTGGAGCCATTGGCCAAGATTATAATGAAACAACTGGAGCGCGATCCGGAATTCAGAGCTAATCAATTTTTAAACGACGAAGTTACTTCAGTAGAAGATGCACTTTCAGGAGCCCGCGATATAATTGCCGAGTGGGTAAGCGAAAACGAACGTGCCCGAAATATTGTGCGTAAGGGTTTTGATATGGGTGCCTACATCACATCAAAAATTATTAAGGGAAAAGAAGAAGAGGCCGCCAAATACCGCGATTATTTTGACTGGAGCGAACCGCTAAAAAAATGTCCTTCGCATCGATTACTGGCTATGCGCCGCGGCGAAAACGAAGGGTTTCTGCGGGTTTCCATTTCACCAAACGAAGAACGCGTACTGGAAAACCTGGAACGTTTTTTTGTAAAAGGTAACAACGACAGCTCAGAACAGGTGGCACTGGCTGTAAAAGACAGTTTGAAACGCCTCATACAACCGTCGATAGAAACAGAATTTGCCAAATTATCGAAAGAAAAAGCCGATACCGAAGCGATAAACGTTTTTGCAGAAAACCTGAAACAGTTGTTGCTTGCACCTCCGCTGGGGCAAAAAAGAACGCTCGCTATCGATCCGGGTTACCGCACGGGTTGTAAAGTTGTATGCCTGGATGAACAGGGCAATTTACTCCACAACGAAAATATTTACCCGCACAAACCGCAAGAGCAGAAAAAAATGGCGGCAAAAAAAGTGTCGTCAATGGTAGAAATGTACCAGATTGATGCCATTGCCATTGGCAACGGAACGGCCAGCCGCGAAACTGAAGCTTTTATAAAAAAACTGCACTACAATCGCGAGATCAGAGTTTATGTGGTAAGCGAAGATGGCGCTTCCGTTTATTCCGCCTCATCGGTGGCCCGTCAGGAATTTCCGCAATACGATGTTACCGTGCGTGGAGCAATTTCTATTGGTCGGCGTTTAATGGACCCACTGGCAGAACTCGTAAAAATCAACCCGAAAAGTATTGGCGTTGGGCAGTACCAGCACGATGTTGATCAGAAAAATCTGAAAAACAGTCTCGATTCAGTTGTTGAACTAAGTGTAAACTCCGTTGGTGTTAACCTTAATACAGCCAGTAAACACCTGCTTACCTATATTTCGGGACTTGGACCACAACTGGCCGAAAACATTACCACTTACCGAAAAGAGAACGGTATGTTCGAATCGCGCGACTCTTTAAAAAAAGTTCCGCGGATGGGACCAAAAGCGTTTGAACAGGCAGCGGGATTTTTGCGTATTCCTGATGCTAAGAATCCGTTAGACAACTCAGGAGTGCATCCCGAATCCTACAAGATTGTATCGAAAATTGCAAAAGATCTGAGATGCGAAGTGAAAGACCTGATTAGAAATGAAGAACTGATTGCAAAGGTTGATTTTAAGAATTATGTAACTTCGGAAATTGGCCTCCCTACCCTAACCGACATAAAAAATGAGCTGTTGAAACCAGGCCGCGATCCGCGCAAACCCATTAAGATTTTTGAATTTGCCGATGGAATATTTAATATTAAAGACCTCCAAATTGGTATGATCCTTCCGGGAATTGTAAATAACATCACCAAGTTTGGAGCTTTTGTAGATGTGGGAATTAAAGAGTCGGGACTGATACACGTTTCGGAAATGGCAGATCGTTTTATCTCCGATCCAAACGAAATTGTGAAACTCCACGAACACGTAAAAGTGCGGATAAAAGATCTTGATATTGACAGAAAACGCATTCAATTATCACTAAAAGGACTCGAACAGGAATAA
- a CDS encoding PspC domain-containing protein has translation MAANRLYRSHNKVLGGVLAGFAEYFSLDVVLVRVIYVLLSLFSAGFPGLLVYIIFWMVTPEKPIGPEDLNNGNPQ, from the coding sequence ATGGCAGCTAATCGTTTATATCGTTCGCACAACAAAGTGTTGGGAGGTGTTTTGGCAGGATTTGCCGAATATTTCTCATTAGATGTGGTGTTGGTGCGGGTGATCTATGTTTTGTTATCGCTTTTTTCTGCCGGTTTTCCGGGCTTGCTGGTGTACATTATTTTTTGGATGGTAACGCCGGAAAAACCAATTGGGCCGGAAGATTTGAATAATGGAAATCCGCAGTAA
- a CDS encoding HAD family hydrolase, whose product MKTNFKVIAFDADDTLWVNETFFRETEEKFCALLSDFSTSDEIMEVLYVTEIQNLEKYGYGTKGFVLSMVETALKITGNKVPQEIIEQIIELGKTQINQPVELLDGVIETLEYLQQKGFKLIVATKGDLLDQERKLQKSKLEKYFHHVEVMSNKKPADYQKLIKHLEIAPQGFLMIGNSYKSDIEPVLQLGGFGIHIPFHITWIHEQVEEVEDHQNWTKLTNIAEIKTIL is encoded by the coding sequence ATGAAAACCAACTTCAAAGTAATAGCATTCGATGCCGATGATACCCTTTGGGTAAACGAAACATTCTTTCGCGAAACGGAGGAAAAGTTTTGTGCACTACTTTCGGATTTCAGCACCTCCGACGAAATCATGGAAGTGCTGTATGTCACCGAAATACAAAACCTGGAAAAATACGGTTATGGCACCAAAGGATTTGTACTTTCAATGGTTGAGACGGCGTTGAAAATTACCGGCAATAAAGTACCACAGGAAATTATAGAGCAAATTATTGAACTCGGCAAAACGCAAATCAATCAACCGGTAGAATTGCTCGACGGCGTTATTGAAACACTGGAATATTTGCAGCAAAAAGGCTTTAAATTAATTGTAGCTACCAAAGGCGATTTGCTCGATCAGGAACGAAAACTGCAAAAGTCGAAACTGGAGAAATACTTTCATCATGTGGAGGTAATGAGCAACAAAAAACCAGCTGATTACCAAAAACTAATTAAACATCTCGAGATTGCTCCACAAGGTTTTCTGATGATCGGAAATTCATACAAATCAGATATTGAACCGGTACTTCAATTGGGCGGTTTTGGCATCCATATTCCTTTTCACATTACCTGGATTCACGAACAAGTGGAAGAAGTGGAAGATCATCAGAACTGGACCAAGCTAACAAACATAGCTGAAATAAAAACGATTTTATAA
- a CDS encoding M15 family metallopeptidase translates to MRISTALLLCFLSALLLSCVSKSNTGNRNPYNLPLVNSVKEYKKQVDKNADMKLVDLENEIKSVVLDIRYATSNNFTNEVIYQSPKAYARKPVAEALKLVQDSLATLNLGLKIYDAYRPYAATIRFYEIYPNKEFVANPKNGSRHNRGCAVDVSLVDLSNFEEIPMPTVFDDFSEKAHSKYKDLPEEIIKNRAILFGVMSHFGFTVYSSEWWHFDFNGWERFPLMDLSFEELTN, encoded by the coding sequence ATGCGAATATCCACTGCACTACTACTTTGTTTTCTTAGTGCACTACTTTTATCCTGCGTGTCAAAAAGCAATACGGGAAATCGAAATCCGTACAATCTGCCGCTTGTAAATTCGGTAAAAGAATACAAAAAACAGGTTGATAAAAATGCGGACATGAAACTGGTTGATCTGGAAAATGAGATTAAAAGTGTGGTGCTGGATATCCGTTACGCCACGAGCAATAATTTTACGAATGAGGTTATTTACCAGTCGCCAAAAGCCTATGCAAGAAAACCTGTTGCCGAAGCGTTAAAACTTGTACAAGATTCACTGGCGACACTAAATCTTGGATTAAAGATCTACGATGCTTATCGCCCCTACGCTGCAACCATTCGGTTTTATGAGATATACCCAAATAAAGAGTTTGTAGCCAACCCTAAAAACGGCTCGCGCCATAATCGTGGTTGTGCTGTCGATGTTTCGTTGGTTGATTTAAGCAACTTTGAAGAAATTCCGATGCCAACCGTTTTTGATGATTTTTCGGAAAAAGCACACTCGAAATACAAGGATTTACCGGAAGAGATCATAAAAAATCGCGCCATTCTTTTTGGAGTAATGTCACATTTTGGTTTTACGGTCTATTCTTCCGAATGGTGGCATTTTGACTTTAACGGATGGGAAAGATTTCCACTGATGGATCTTTCGTTCGAAGAGTTAACGAATTAG
- a CDS encoding peptidase U32 family protein yields MRRKIELLAPGGDVDSVKAAIIAGADAVYCGLEKFNARNRSENISFENLQGIIRLAHKHNCEVFLTLNIIIVESEIAAFVSLLNKLINTGVDGVIIQDLGMFDLINKSFKSLKIHASTQLTTHNKGQVLFLQKLGATRVNLSRELAISEIKELAAVGAENNVLTEVFVHGSYCISFSGICYMSSVQGGKSGNRGQCSQPCRDKYLTTANGNNFPLNLKDNSAYFNLKELHDAGVASLKIEGRIKGFEYVYTIVDSWRKQIQSFLENGLLLDDDSELYRVFNRDFSNGYLKGKIGKDMFIDDPMSYSSKRLEEVNDYSFSDKLKLYDEKADTRAKIKQEIDQLSIGKIPLKITVSGKAGELLRIEVEKPDALFAVSSEVNLAENGVEALTEKMVLKRLKAINETEYFIEHLNIDGISGDMYIPFKELTALKKKLLVTLNDSKEMYAPVAVPVFKKQEKIEKEPTLSVLISSKEDVALCEQSNAVFYFQLPNGVKNSFNELVDLFRENEKLIPWFPEVLIGDDYDAAVEFLETIPSEFIVTNNTGIAYAAYKSGIRWIAGPFLNTVNSFSLLSLKENFNCAGAFISNELSRTQIRSIKKPDDFDLFYSIYHPVVLMTSRQCLFQQVTGCAKNMLDKSCIQHCEKSASIKNLKDAAFFIEKSAGNLHRVYNETNFLNTQIVRDIPNFFSGFLIDLSDIKTRTETEVSKSKLIALFEEPIKENPEAKTKLKDLIHYTNNKQYLKGI; encoded by the coding sequence GTGAGACGAAAAATAGAGTTACTGGCACCTGGAGGAGATGTGGATTCGGTTAAAGCGGCCATTATTGCAGGCGCCGACGCCGTGTACTGCGGACTGGAGAAATTTAATGCAAGAAACCGGTCGGAGAACATTAGCTTCGAAAATTTGCAGGGTATTATAAGACTGGCGCACAAACATAATTGTGAAGTTTTTCTAACGCTAAATATAATTATTGTTGAAAGCGAAATTGCTGCCTTTGTAAGTTTGTTGAATAAACTGATTAATACCGGCGTGGACGGTGTAATCATTCAGGATTTGGGGATGTTTGATCTTATCAATAAATCGTTTAAAAGCCTGAAGATTCATGCCTCAACCCAGCTAACCACACACAATAAAGGGCAGGTACTTTTTTTACAAAAACTAGGTGCAACGAGAGTTAATTTGTCGCGCGAGTTAGCTATTAGCGAAATAAAAGAATTGGCTGCAGTTGGTGCCGAAAACAATGTCTTAACCGAAGTGTTTGTGCATGGTTCATACTGTATTTCTTTTTCGGGAATTTGTTACATGAGTTCGGTGCAGGGAGGGAAATCGGGAAACCGCGGTCAGTGCAGTCAACCGTGCAGAGATAAGTATTTAACTACCGCAAACGGTAATAATTTCCCACTTAATTTAAAAGATAATTCAGCCTACTTTAACCTGAAAGAGTTGCATGATGCAGGAGTTGCATCGTTAAAAATTGAGGGTCGGATAAAGGGGTTTGAATATGTGTACACCATTGTGGATTCCTGGCGAAAACAAATTCAGTCTTTCCTTGAAAATGGTCTTCTGCTCGATGATGACAGTGAGTTGTACAGGGTGTTTAACCGCGATTTTTCGAATGGTTATTTGAAAGGGAAAATTGGCAAGGATATGTTTATTGATGATCCGATGAGCTACAGCAGTAAGCGACTGGAGGAGGTAAACGATTATTCTTTTTCGGATAAACTAAAATTGTACGACGAGAAGGCAGATACCAGAGCAAAGATTAAGCAGGAGATTGACCAACTTAGTATTGGAAAAATACCTTTAAAGATTACAGTTTCGGGAAAAGCGGGAGAGCTATTAAGAATTGAGGTAGAAAAGCCCGACGCGTTGTTTGCTGTTTCATCAGAAGTTAATCTGGCCGAAAATGGAGTTGAGGCATTGACTGAAAAGATGGTTTTAAAAAGGTTAAAAGCCATAAACGAAACAGAATATTTCATTGAGCATTTGAATATAGACGGAATTAGTGGCGATATGTATATTCCGTTTAAAGAACTTACCGCTTTAAAAAAGAAGTTGCTGGTTACCTTAAACGATTCGAAAGAAATGTATGCCCCGGTTGCCGTTCCGGTGTTTAAAAAACAAGAGAAAATTGAAAAAGAGCCTACGCTTTCGGTGCTGATTTCTTCGAAAGAAGATGTGGCGCTCTGCGAACAGTCGAATGCTGTTTTCTATTTCCAGCTTCCGAATGGAGTTAAAAACAGCTTCAACGAATTGGTGGATTTATTCCGGGAAAATGAGAAATTAATTCCGTGGTTTCCAGAGGTTTTAATAGGTGACGATTATGATGCTGCAGTAGAATTTCTTGAAACCATACCTTCTGAATTTATTGTAACCAATAATACCGGAATTGCTTATGCGGCTTACAAAAGTGGAATTAGGTGGATAGCAGGTCCGTTTTTGAATACCGTAAATTCGTTTAGCTTGCTGAGTTTAAAAGAAAACTTTAATTGTGCCGGCGCATTTATATCGAATGAATTGAGTAGAACTCAAATTCGAAGCATTAAAAAACCTGACGATTTTGATCTTTTTTATAGTATTTATCATCCTGTTGTATTGATGACGAGCCGGCAATGCTTATTTCAGCAGGTTACCGGATGTGCAAAAAATATGCTGGACAAGTCCTGTATTCAGCATTGCGAAAAATCAGCATCGATTAAAAATCTCAAAGATGCTGCTTTTTTTATTGAGAAGTCGGCAGGAAATTTACATCGTGTTTATAACGAAACCAATTTTTTGAACACCCAGATTGTAAGGGATATTCCAAATTTCTTTTCCGGGTTTTTAATTGATTTAAGTGACATCAAAACCCGCACTGAAACGGAAGTCAGCAAAAGTAAGTTAATTGCACTTTTCGAAGAGCCTATAAAAGAAAATCCCGAAGCAAAAACGAAACTCAAAGATCTTATTCATTACACAAATAATAAACAGTATTTAAAAGGAATTTAA
- a CDS encoding alanine/glycine:cation symporter family protein codes for MNKLNEILSTIDGHIGGSEWFVFLLLGTGIFFTIYLKFPQFRYLKHSLRIVSGKFDKEDDEGDTSHFQALTTALSGTVGTGNIAGVALAIHLGGPAALFWMLVTAALGMTTKFVEVTLSHKYRDKATDGSIAGGPMYFMKKRLNIPLKNNKVLKTGTFLGGLFAVATILSSFGTGNLPQINSISNSLFETFGINHMVSGGVLAVLLGLVIVGGIKRIANVTSRLVPLMAIIYFIGAIAVITYNYENIIPSIAAIFGDVFSGSAAVGGFLGGSIAFAFNRGVNRGLFSNEAGQGSAPIAHAAARAHEPVSEGLVALLEPFIDTIIICTLTGLVLLSSGVWTEKHENLFQETDIVVLNETYSETTENDIDQLHNYLVGKADLPMFNDNLQVQNGEIINQPTILHARSVAENIKVSVDDQLYSGEIKITDGKIDRSPDSPNPKSLALEGKSLMHSAPLTTIAFTRSWFGDYGKYIVSIGLLMFAFSTAISWSYYGGRAVTYLFGIKGIVWYRLIYVIGFFFASFTDTTIVWTLSGITIALMTIPNLIGLLFLSKEMKSEVKLFWVEYGKRFPDEKVPKG; via the coding sequence ATGAACAAACTCAATGAAATTCTTTCCACCATCGACGGTCATATTGGAGGCTCGGAATGGTTTGTATTTTTATTACTCGGAACAGGTATCTTTTTTACCATTTATCTAAAATTTCCACAATTCCGCTACCTGAAACATTCGTTGCGAATTGTAAGCGGAAAATTTGATAAAGAAGATGACGAGGGAGATACTTCGCACTTTCAGGCATTAACAACAGCTTTGTCGGGAACTGTAGGAACAGGAAATATTGCCGGTGTGGCTTTGGCTATTCACCTGGGCGGACCAGCGGCACTTTTCTGGATGCTGGTGACAGCCGCCCTGGGTATGACCACCAAATTTGTAGAGGTTACCCTTTCGCACAAATACCGGGATAAAGCTACCGACGGATCGATTGCCGGTGGACCGATGTATTTCATGAAGAAACGTTTGAACATTCCGTTAAAAAACAATAAAGTTTTAAAAACCGGTACTTTCCTCGGTGGGCTCTTTGCTGTTGCAACAATCCTTTCATCGTTTGGTACCGGAAACCTGCCACAGATTAACAGTATTTCCAACTCGCTGTTCGAAACCTTTGGGATTAACCACATGGTAAGTGGTGGTGTTTTAGCCGTATTGCTAGGATTGGTAATTGTTGGTGGTATTAAACGTATTGCCAACGTAACATCGCGACTGGTTCCGTTAATGGCCATCATTTATTTTATTGGAGCGATTGCCGTTATTACTTACAATTACGAAAATATTATTCCTTCTATTGCTGCTATTTTCGGTGATGTATTCAGTGGTTCAGCAGCTGTTGGTGGTTTTCTCGGAGGAAGTATCGCTTTTGCCTTTAACCGTGGTGTAAACCGAGGATTATTCTCGAATGAAGCGGGTCAGGGATCGGCGCCAATTGCCCACGCTGCAGCACGGGCACACGAACCGGTATCAGAAGGGTTGGTTGCTTTATTGGAGCCATTTATCGATACCATTATCATTTGTACATTAACCGGATTGGTGCTGTTATCATCGGGGGTTTGGACGGAGAAACACGAAAATCTGTTTCAGGAAACCGACATTGTGGTGCTTAACGAAACATATTCTGAAACTACTGAGAACGATATAGATCAGTTGCACAACTACTTGGTTGGAAAAGCCGATTTGCCAATGTTCAACGATAATCTGCAAGTACAAAACGGAGAAATTATCAATCAGCCAACCATTTTACATGCTCGTTCGGTAGCTGAAAACATCAAAGTTTCTGTTGATGATCAACTGTACTCGGGCGAGATAAAAATAACTGATGGGAAAATTGACAGAAGCCCTGACAGCCCAAATCCAAAAAGTTTGGCGCTTGAAGGAAAATCACTGATGCACAGTGCGCCGCTAACCACCATTGCTTTTACACGAAGTTGGTTTGGCGATTATGGGAAATACATCGTTTCCATCGGACTGTTGATGTTTGCTTTTTCAACCGCCATCAGCTGGTCGTATTACGGTGGTCGGGCCGTTACCTATTTGTTTGGCATAAAAGGCATTGTTTGGTACCGACTGATTTATGTGATAGGATTCTTCTTCGCATCCTTTACCGATACTACAATTGTTTGGACATTGTCAGGTATTACTATTGCACTGATGACTATTCCGAACTTAATCGGTCTGCTTTTCCTTTCAAAAGAAATGAAGAGCGAAGTGAAACTATTCTGGGTAGAATATGGCAAACGATTCCCGGACGAGAAAGTTCCAAAAGGATAA
- a CDS encoding endonuclease MutS2, with product MQNIYPNNFEAKIGFDRIREMLTNKCISTMGEEWVQEMHFQTSYGTILQQLNEVDEFCRIIREFDSFPATHFYDLREALQKIRLEGRFLEPEELFDLKRSLESVRAIVNFFSKQEEEVFPILKQKTSRVQVFPYIYDRIDVIINKFGKIRDNASPELAQTRRSILNMQSSMSKRLHAILKQAQKDGWVDEDVAVSIRDGRAVIPVAAANKRKLKGIVYDESATGKTSYVEPNEIVEMNNEIRELEYAERREIMKILTNFANDIRPYLEELTYSYDFLGEMDFIRAKALLAVEFDAIRPEIKEEPVIEWYHAIHPLLLKTLKKENRKIVPLDIKLTDEKHILLISGPNAGGKSVCLKTTGLLQYMLQCGLLIPVNEASRTGVFEQLFIDIGDEQSMENDLSTYSSHLMNMKHFVRNCNEKTLILIDEFGTGTEPMLGVPLQNLFWIN from the coding sequence ATGCAAAACATTTATCCAAATAATTTCGAAGCAAAAATTGGTTTCGACCGCATTCGTGAAATGCTTACCAACAAGTGCATCAGCACGATGGGAGAAGAGTGGGTGCAAGAAATGCATTTTCAAACTTCGTATGGCACCATTTTGCAACAACTGAATGAGGTGGATGAATTTTGCAGAATCATTCGTGAGTTCGACAGTTTCCCGGCCACCCACTTTTACGACCTGCGCGAAGCTTTGCAAAAAATCCGATTGGAAGGTCGTTTCCTCGAACCGGAAGAATTGTTTGATTTGAAACGTTCACTGGAATCGGTGCGGGCAATTGTTAATTTCTTTTCGAAACAGGAAGAAGAAGTTTTTCCAATACTGAAACAGAAAACATCGCGGGTACAGGTATTTCCATACATATACGACCGTATTGATGTCATCATCAATAAATTTGGGAAGATACGAGACAACGCATCGCCGGAGCTGGCACAAACGCGCCGCAGTATTTTAAACATGCAGTCGAGCATGTCGAAACGTTTGCATGCCATTTTAAAACAAGCACAAAAAGATGGCTGGGTAGACGAAGATGTTGCCGTTTCAATTCGCGACGGGCGCGCTGTAATTCCGGTTGCTGCAGCCAACAAACGCAAGCTAAAGGGTATTGTTTACGATGAGTCGGCCACCGGAAAAACATCGTATGTAGAGCCTAACGAGATTGTGGAAATGAACAACGAAATCCGCGAACTGGAATATGCAGAACGCCGCGAGATCATGAAGATTCTCACCAATTTTGCCAACGATATCCGTCCTTATCTCGAAGAACTGACCTACTCATACGACTTCCTTGGAGAGATGGATTTTATTCGTGCTAAAGCTTTGCTGGCCGTTGAATTCGATGCCATCAGACCGGAAATAAAAGAGGAGCCAGTAATTGAATGGTATCACGCCATTCATCCGCTGCTTTTAAAAACATTAAAAAAAGAAAACCGGAAAATTGTTCCGCTCGATATAAAACTCACCGACGAAAAACACATACTGTTGATTTCGGGTCCAAATGCCGGTGGTAAATCGGTTTGTTTGAAAACAACCGGATTGCTGCAATACATGCTGCAATGTGGCTTGCTTATTCCGGTAAATGAAGCCAGCCGTACAGGCGTTTTCGAACAGCTTTTTATCGATATCGGCGATGAGCAGTCGATGGAAAACGACCTGAGTACTTACAGTTCGCACCTGATGAACATGAAACATTTTGTGCGTAATTGTAATGAGAAGACACTAATTCTAATTGATGAGTTTGGTACAGGAACGGAGCCGATGTTGGGGGTGCCATTGCAGAATCTATTCTGGATAAATTGA